In Gossypium arboreum isolate Shixiya-1 chromosome 5, ASM2569848v2, whole genome shotgun sequence, a single genomic region encodes these proteins:
- the LOC108451417 gene encoding LRR receptor-like serine/threonine-protein kinase GSO1 isoform X1, whose product MLSGLFYQFNFPFPTFYFLALFHLAIMNYNTCFHLLLAFFIPCSVLCLAMTARNLNSDQFALLEFKDRIAGPQNVLANNWTASTSVCNWIGVSCGILHKRVTALNLTSMNLRGTIPPHLGNLSFLLSLDLSRNNLYGQLPKELGQLHRLRILLLSYNRLNGEIPSWLGNLQRVRRLKMKNNNFTGTIPETLVNISNLEILYLGFNQLSGQVPSSIFKISSFKIIDLSSNSLSGTLPNDMCQHLPKLEGLYLSWNELSGNIPSSMDKCSNLKYLFLFCNQFMGIIPKNIGNLIRFQELYLGFNNLEGQIPKEIGNLLDLELVNIKAIKGLTGQIPTSIFNISALRTIGLHNNSLSVVNDQGKLKEANKKNETSHALLSCAVKQKDFFSR is encoded by the exons ATGCTCTCTGGGCTATTTTATCAATTCAACTTCCCTTTTCCTACTTTTTATTTTCTTGCCTTATTCCATCTAGCAATCATGAACTACAACACTTGCTTTCATCTTCTTTTAGCTTTTTTCATACCATGTTCCGTACTTTGCTTGGCTATGACAGCCAGGAACCTAAACTCCGATCAGTTTGCGCTTCTCGAGTTTAAGGATCGCATTGCTGGTCCTCAAAATGTCTTGGCAAACAATTGGACGGCCTCTACCTCTGTTTGTAATTGGATTGGTGTTTCATGTGGCATCCTCCATAAAAGAGTTACAGCTTTGAATCTTACAAGCATGAATCTTAGGGGTACTATCCCTCCACACCTTGGAAATCTTTCATTTCTACTTTCTCTCGACTTGAGTAGAAATAATTTATATGGCCAACTCCCTAAAGAATTGGGCCAATTGCATCGTTTGAGGATCCTTCTATTAAGCTACAACCGTCTTAATGGGGAAATTCCATCTTGGCTTGGGAACTTACAGCGAGTTCGAAGgctgaaaatgaaaaataataactTTACAGGCACAATCCCTGAAACACTAGTTAACATCTCTAATCTAGAGATCTTGTACTTGGGATTCAATCAATTATCTGGTCAGGTACCATCTTCCATCTTCAAGATTTCTTCTTTCAAGATTATTGATCTTTCCAGCAATAGCCTATCAGGTACTTTGCCTAATGATATGTGTCAACATCTTCCCAAGCTTGAAGGGCTTTACTTGAGTTGGAACGAATTATCTGGTAACATTCCATCAAGTATGGACAAATGCAGCAACCTTAAATATTTGTTCTTGTTCTGTAATCAATTTATGGGGATCATTCCAAAAAATATTGGAAATCTGATACGATTCCAGGAATTATATTTGGGATTTAATAATCTAGAAG GTCAAATTCCTAAGGAAATCGGTAATCTTCTTGATTTAGAACTGGTTAATATTAAAGCAATTAAGGGCCTTACAGGTCAGATTCCAACTTCGATCTTCAACATTTCTGCTTTGAGGACCATTGGTCTCCACAACAATAGCCTATCAG TGGTTAATGATCAAGGAAAACTAAAAGAGGCCAATAAGAAGAATGAAACTTCTCATGCTTTACTATCATGTGCTGTAAAACAAAAAGACTTCTTTTCTCGATGA
- the LOC108451417 gene encoding LRR receptor-like serine/threonine-protein kinase GSO1 isoform X2: MLSGLFYQFNFPFPTFYFLALFHLAIMNYNTCFHLLLAFFIPCSVLCLAMTARNLNSDQFALLEFKDRIAGPQNVLANNWTASTSVCNWIGVSCGILHKRVTALNLTSMNLRGTIPPHLGNLSFLLSLDLSRNNLYGQLPKELGQLHRLRILLLSYNRLNGEIPSWLGNLQRVRRLKMKNNNFTGTIPETLVNISNLEILYLGFNQLSGQVPSSIFKISSFKIIDLSSNSLSGTLPNDMCQHLPKLEGLYLSWNELSGNIPSSMDKCSNLKYLFLFCNQFMGIIPKNIGNLIRFQELYLGFNNLEGQIPKEIGNLLDLELVNIKAIKGLTGQIPTSIFNISALRTIGLHNNSLSDPSIDGIILVLAFCLLIS, from the exons ATGCTCTCTGGGCTATTTTATCAATTCAACTTCCCTTTTCCTACTTTTTATTTTCTTGCCTTATTCCATCTAGCAATCATGAACTACAACACTTGCTTTCATCTTCTTTTAGCTTTTTTCATACCATGTTCCGTACTTTGCTTGGCTATGACAGCCAGGAACCTAAACTCCGATCAGTTTGCGCTTCTCGAGTTTAAGGATCGCATTGCTGGTCCTCAAAATGTCTTGGCAAACAATTGGACGGCCTCTACCTCTGTTTGTAATTGGATTGGTGTTTCATGTGGCATCCTCCATAAAAGAGTTACAGCTTTGAATCTTACAAGCATGAATCTTAGGGGTACTATCCCTCCACACCTTGGAAATCTTTCATTTCTACTTTCTCTCGACTTGAGTAGAAATAATTTATATGGCCAACTCCCTAAAGAATTGGGCCAATTGCATCGTTTGAGGATCCTTCTATTAAGCTACAACCGTCTTAATGGGGAAATTCCATCTTGGCTTGGGAACTTACAGCGAGTTCGAAGgctgaaaatgaaaaataataactTTACAGGCACAATCCCTGAAACACTAGTTAACATCTCTAATCTAGAGATCTTGTACTTGGGATTCAATCAATTATCTGGTCAGGTACCATCTTCCATCTTCAAGATTTCTTCTTTCAAGATTATTGATCTTTCCAGCAATAGCCTATCAGGTACTTTGCCTAATGATATGTGTCAACATCTTCCCAAGCTTGAAGGGCTTTACTTGAGTTGGAACGAATTATCTGGTAACATTCCATCAAGTATGGACAAATGCAGCAACCTTAAATATTTGTTCTTGTTCTGTAATCAATTTATGGGGATCATTCCAAAAAATATTGGAAATCTGATACGATTCCAGGAATTATATTTGGGATTTAATAATCTAGAAG GTCAAATTCCTAAGGAAATCGGTAATCTTCTTGATTTAGAACTGGTTAATATTAAAGCAATTAAGGGCCTTACAGGTCAGATTCCAACTTCGATCTTCAACATTTCTGCTTTGAGGACCATTGGTCTCCACAACAATAGCCTATCAG ACCCCTCAATAGATGGTATTATTCTTGTGTTGGCATTTTGTCTCTTGATTTCGTAG